CCATCCGAGGTGGCTTGTACTTCTTCTCTTTTGGCGGGCAGCTGGTGCACAGCATGGCCCCGCCAATCAGGAGCAAGGCGGCCGCTCCCCAGCCGATGTAGAGGGACGCCCccagctctctcctctgtgcgCTGATCAGGAGGGGGCTGTAGAAATCCCGGATGACGACGCTGGCCGTCCAGGAGACGGGGATGAGCACCAAAAGGCCTCCGAGGAGGAAGAAGATTCCAGCGATGATCATCACTTTGGCCTTGGACGGCTCGTCTTCGATGCAGTTGGTGCACTTGGCGCCGACGATGGAGATCATGACCCCCAGCACGCCGAGTATGATGGCGATGATCATCATGGCTCTGGAGGCCTGAAGCTCCCGAGGCAACGCCAGCAGCGAGTCGTAGACTTTGCACTGCATCTGGCCCGTGCTCTGGGTCACACAGTTCATCCACAGACCCTCCCAGATGGTCTGAGCCGTGATGATGTTGGCCCCGATGAAGGCCGACACCCTCCACATCGGCAGGGCACATGTCACAATGGCAATGATAAATCCAATGACTCCAAGGGCGATGCCCACGATCTCCATGCCCATCGACATGATGGCAGAACAAACCTCGAAGgtccaacaaagaaaaaaccttttCAGACGGCAGAAGAGAGCCTCCTGCTGTGTTGTTCAAAGCGTGAGCACCTGCAGGAGGGAGTGATGTAGCTGTGAGATGCTGCTACGGAAACAAGAGATCCTTTATACCTCAGGGAAGCGAAGGAGGAGTCCCCCGGTGATGATGTCAGGAGCAGGCCGTcttcacaaacacagaagaagcACCACCTGTGCACATACAGTGGAGGAGGGGAGCTGGAGGCAGGGCGGGtgtgatggagggagggtgTGGCTgagggagtgtttgtgtgtggttggtGGGGGTTGGTTGCTGCCGGTAAGAAGCATTTTTTCACCTGATGTGGCTGATTTGAATAAGATGAGTTAATACAAGTTGTGGTGGAAAAAAAGAGCATAAAGCGACCTCTGATTCTTCTACTGGAGAAGGAAGTTCTGCATTGAATAAACAAAACTTCTCCAAGTAGTTCCTCAAACGTATAAATgctgactcacacacatgcagcagtgAGAAACAGAGTAGCAGCTCCTGCCTCGAGCTACTTACAGATCTTGTTGTGTGTGTACGCACCGAAACACAAACACTACCCACACCGCCGCAAACACGCACTCAAGGCCATAAGTGGATCGTCCCTCTGATACTGTTGGTCTCTTGTCACTTCCTGGTTCCAGtcgtgtgagtttctcaaacaGTCAGGATCCAGTGTAAGGAAAACAATCCCAAAGCTCGGATGGAAACCGGAATAACTGCACCCAGAGTAAATATGAGCAGGGAGAAAACATAATGGGCCGATTCTCAGACACCTTGAGCATACAGACAGCGTGATGCATTCAGTATCGGTTTAACTCTCCGCTCGACACACACGAGGCTGAATATACTGAGTTTGtatctgtttttcttcaggAGAAATAGTGAGATGAAGCACAACATTTAGTAAAACAGTCAAAGGGATTAGAAAATGTAGACGTTAAGGGGAATAATTAACTACAAACTGGTtacaatttcatttaaaaagacgGCTAATCGCCACATTTGTCAGGTATTCTTATTTTTGGGTGATTCCTTAAATGAAAGGACACTTCTTGATGAAAATGTCCCTATTAAAATATTcattatctttctttctttcattctttctttcaatattaattc
This genomic window from Sparus aurata chromosome 13, fSpaAur1.1, whole genome shotgun sequence contains:
- the cldn3c gene encoding claudin 3c — its product is MSMGMEIVGIALGVIGFIIAIVTCALPMWRVSAFIGANIITAQTIWEGLWMNCVTQSTGQMQCKVYDSLLALPRELQASRAMMIIAIILGVLGVMISIVGAKCTNCIEDEPSKAKVMIIAGIFFLLGGLLVLIPVSWTASVVIRDFYSPLLISAQRRELGASLYIGWGAAALLLIGGAMLCTSCPPKEKKYKPPRMAYTAPRSASAGGGYDRKDYV